CCATGAATCTGGGTTGTTTGTACTTAAGTCCGTGAACTGGACTGTAAGAGGTGCGATTCCGGAGAGGGGGTTTGCGGAAAATCCGGCTTCAGGAAGAGGGTATATGACTATTATCCCCGAGGCTCCTATAACAGGCACGGCGGAGATGGAATACGCTGAAACATTGCCTGATATTGTAAAATTTCCGGGTTCAGAAGCTGAAGGCACTGTGACCCTGTACACAACAGTTTTTTTCCTGCCTGGTTGAAGGCCCTCTACCCAGATCCATTCCAGGGTAGACTCTTTGAAAGTTTCAGTATTTTGGAACACAGCCCCATCGCTTTCAATTATGCTTATATTCCATCCATCAGGAAGGTTTTCATCAAGAGTAGGGGCTTCAATATACTGGTCTGTCCATATGTGTACGGTTACTGTGAAGGTCCCACCTGCATAAACCGTTCCTGCAGAAATCTCCCTGCTCGCCTCAATTTCAGAGGCTGAAACTGGAAGTATAGTTACTGCAAAAAATAGAATAAGTATAAGACCGGAAATAAAATTTGAGATTTTGATCCGGTTTTTTACTCTAAGGGTCTCAATTGTTTTCATGAAAACGAGTCCTTTAGTTTTCTCGGGCTTATCGAGCATCTATCTCAATTTATATATTCCGTGTTGGCCTATATTATTATAACTGTTCATCGCCTTATTTTTATTATACCTTTGAGGGGTATTTTATTTGCAGTGTCATAAGGCTTTGAAAAGCTAGGAATGCAGAAGGATAACTTCAAGTGAATCCGCAGTCAAAGTCACATATAAATAAAACAGTGGTCTATTATCTGTTATGATAACAAGAAAAAGTTATCTATGGATTGCTCTGGTTTTTATCGGAGTTGTGGCCACAGCTGCAGCGTTTGCGTCTCCCGAATCTACTGAAGGCACGATTCAGGCTGATGAGCAAGAAACCGCTGCTAGTGGAAGAGAAATCGCTGCAAATGGAATTGAGTCTTCTTCGAGTGTACTAACAAAAGTAAAACCTTCAAATCCTCTGGAATTTCTTACTGCCGGAGCCGTGGGAACTGATGCAGCTACCGAGGTTACGGTTTACAACGATAATCTTGCCCTTGTGAAAGAGCGTAGGGAACTCGATTTAAAGACCGGGGTCAACAGCGTTGAGTATACGGATGTTGCCGCTCTCATTGATCCTACATCGGTTATGTTTGAGGACACAAAGAACAAAAACACTGCCGTGCTTGAACAGAACTATGAGTATGACCTTGTAAGCAGTTACAAACTTCTTGATAAATTCCTGGGAAAGGAAATCACAGCAACTGAAAAGGAAGGTGCGACATACACAGGGACTCTTCTCAGCCATGATGGCGGGGTTGTGCTCAGTCTGAGTGATGGAAAGGTTGTAAGTCTCACAGAAGTCTCTAAATTTGAGTTTCCTGACTCAGCAGGGTTGCTTACAAAACCCACTCTGGTCTGGCAGGTTTATTCTCCTGTAGCAGGCAGCCGGGATGTACTTACTTCCTATCTTACGGGTGGTATGAGCTGGAGGGCAGACTATATCGTAAAGACTAATGTGGATGATACAAAGGCTGATATCCAGGGCTGGGTCAGTGTCGACAATGGGGCAGGGACCACCTATGAAGATGCCAAATTGAAGCTCGTTGCAGGGGAAGTTCACCGTATAGCTGTACCACAGCCAAGATATTATGATGTGATTGTAGAAGAGGAAGCAATGTACTCAGGGGCAAAGGACAGCTTTGTTGAGGAATCCCTCTTTGAGTACCACCTGTATACCCTGGAAAGGCCTGCTACCCTGAAGAACAACCAGATCAAGCAGCTTTCCCTGCTCTCTGCAGACGCTATACCTGTGGAAAAGGAACTCATCTTTGATGTTTCAAAAAGCGATAAAGTGCAGGTAGCCCTGAACCTCGAAAATTCAAAAGAAAAGGGCCTTGGAATGCCTCTCCCTGCAGGGGTTGTCAGGGTATACAAAGCTGATTCCGAAGGGCAGCTCCAGTTCCTTGGAGAAGACAATATAGACCACACCCCAAAAGATGAGGAAGTCAAGGTAATTGTCGGAAACGCTTTCGATGTAACAGGCACCAGAACCCAGACCGATTACAAAAAGGTGAGCACTGACGTCTGGCGGGAAAGTTATGAGATTGAATTAAAGAACCATAAGGTAGAGGCCCAGAAAGTAAGGATTGTAGAACATTTCTACGGGGACTGGGAAATTTCCACAAATTCCGATTCTTATGAAAAGACGGATGCATTCACTGCCGAATGGGAAGTAACCGTGCCTGCAGACGGTTCTAAAAAAGTCTCTTTCACAGTGGAACGCAGATATTGAACCCGGACTGAAAGTGACCAATATATTCAAAGAATCTTTCTACTTGTTTCAAAAATTACTCCCTTTTTTTCATAATGGGGAGTGATTAGTTTTTTTATTGTTTTTCCCGGGGTTTACTGCACTAAATCGGTTTTTTCGGGATCAAAAGCTTTTTTTTATAGTAGGGCTTCTGCAATGTCCTGGACTTCAGTATAAGAGATTTTATAAGATTAACCCATATAATCATCTGTTTGAATTATCTCTTTAGTGATTCTGTTTTGCTTCAGCTTCTCTTTTTTAGGGCTGGATAGGTCATTGATAGATTCTTATTTGTGGGTGACGGAGTATGAAAAAAAAGTTGAAAATGAAAAGCTTAGAGCTATCTGTATTTTTTGTCCTCTTTATTGTGATCCTGGGGGCATCTCCTGCTCTTGCCCAGATGGGGCAGGGTGGAGGGCCCATTAATGGAATGGGGCAGGGAATGAACCAGGGTATGAACCAGGGTATAAGCCAGGAAATGATGAATGGGTACGGGTTTGACCAGTACGACAACAGGTTTGAAGGTTTCGGATCCATGACTTTCCAAGAAGTCTGCAGCAATTTTGGAATTCCGGTTAAAACCGCGCTTTCCGATCTCGGGCTTCCGGAGGATATGAGTACGCAGCTTACAATCCTGGAGGTTGAAGAACAGTACGGGGTTTCAGGGCAGGAAATTGTCAGCTACATGGTCATGAACACGAAGCAGGCCCAGACCTCGCTCAATGCCAGGCAAAGGCTCCTGATGGGCCAGCAGGCTGTACAGGCTGTGAGAGGTGGGGGCATGGGCAGAGGAATGTATTTTATGCGGCAGGGCCGCTTTGCATACGGGAATTACACGACTTTCAATTTTGATTCCGATGCAGGCGAAGTCAGTAACTTTGCGGTTAGCGGAGATATGATTTTTGATTCGGTTACGGTTTCCGATTTTGCCTTTAAGGAAGAGCAGGTTGCGGGGACAACTGCTGTCTATGAGAGTGCTGACAGCCAGATTTTACTTCACGACAACCCGATGGGAACCATGCAGGTAATGGCTTTTGCCGACAAAACCATTGTTTTTGACCTTGCAGACGAAGTAGAAGCAAGCATGGATACCACACTTTCAGATGATTTAAAAGATGTGATCGTTGTAAAGATAACTAAAAACAATTTTGAGGGATACCTTACCGTCTTCAAGAATTACCTTGCTTCCGGTACGGATGCAGAGCCTCTCGAAGGACTTGATGTTAAGGTTTCGGATGACAGGGTCACGGTAACCCTTGTAGAGAACAGTGTGGTTATGTTCCGTGCAATTCCTATGGAGCCTGCTTTCATGCAGACCGGATATAATTACGGTTCTCGTGCTGTGTACATGCACCAGGTGCTCAACCGGGAAATTGCCAATGGCCGTGTCGGAGCTGAACTTGCCATCCGCGCAGGCGGGGATAACGCATCCATTGTGAACTACACTCCCATGGGCTTGCAGGTCATGGAAAGAGACAGGGATCGCATAGTGCTTGGGGTAGATTCGGACCTTCCCGAAGGCAGGGTCATCACCGTAAACGTGGACAACGAGACCATCAACCTTTCCAATCCCGATCGCCTCAGGCTCCGCTTTGACGGGGTGGAAATTGAAAAAGCCGAAAGCATCGATGAACTCTTTGTCGGCGGAAACCGCCCACTCTGCTATCTCGTTCAGGAAAATGAAACCGCCACCATGGCCGTGTATATCCCAAAATTTTCTGAGCACGAAATAGTAATTGACCTGGAGCCTGAAGCCGGAGAAGAAGGGGCTGGAGAAGAAGTTGAGGAAGAGGGAGTTACTGAAGAAGGATCTGAAGCCGAATCCACGCCAGCTTTCGAGTTTGGACTCGGAGTTGCGGTGCTGGCTTCCGCATACGGACTGAAGCGCAGGAGATAATAACCAATCCTGGTCAGTCTGTCTAAATCCAGTATCATTGGAAAGATTGGATGCAGAGATAATGCGGTTCAAAATTCTGCATCATATTTTTCTCATTTTTTTATTAAGACGGTTTTCTGCTCTTTTCAGTCAATCTTCCTTAGTTTTTCTTTCCCTGTACACGTAATTCCTATGGGATAAAACAGTTTCTGGATAACCGTGTTTGGATTACCGTCTTTTTGCTTTCCAGCACCTCACCAATCTCCCCGAGACATCCCGTAGTTTCTGCGGCTCTTTACACACGTCCGTTCTCTCCAGGCACGATTTAAAGTAGGAACAGCCCGAAAAACTATCCGGCAGCGTTCCCTCCTTTTCCGGCAGCACAACCTCAAGTGTCGTATAATGTACTGCGTCCAGAAGAGCACGCGTATACGGATGCAGAGGTCGATCAAATACATCCTTTCCCTCTTCAACAATCTCACCTGCATACATCACCAGTACCCGGTCCGAAACAGCTTTAGCTACATCCAGGTCATGCGTAATAAACACCAGTCCTAGACCGCGTTTTTTCTGAATCTCTTTGAGCATCGTCACAATAAACGCCTGAACTGACACATCGAGCATCGAGGTCGCTTCATCACAGACCAGCAGTTCAGGCTTCAAAGCAAGTGCCCTGGAAATTACCACCCTCTGCAGTTCTCCCCCTGACAACTCATGCGGATATCGGGGTTTGTGCTCTTTAGAAAGCCCCACCTCTGCAAACAGGGCATCTACCTTTACTGAAATCTCCTCTCTGGAAAAAGCTCCCGATATCACCAGCGGCTCGGCAACAGACCGCTCAACCGCCCATCTCGGATCAACCAC
The Methanosarcina sp. WWM596 DNA segment above includes these coding regions:
- a CDS encoding DUF4139 domain-containing protein, whose product is MITRKSYLWIALVFIGVVATAAAFASPESTEGTIQADEQETAASGREIAANGIESSSSVLTKVKPSNPLEFLTAGAVGTDAATEVTVYNDNLALVKERRELDLKTGVNSVEYTDVAALIDPTSVMFEDTKNKNTAVLEQNYEYDLVSSYKLLDKFLGKEITATEKEGATYTGTLLSHDGGVVLSLSDGKVVSLTEVSKFEFPDSAGLLTKPTLVWQVYSPVAGSRDVLTSYLTGGMSWRADYIVKTNVDDTKADIQGWVSVDNGAGTTYEDAKLKLVAGEVHRIAVPQPRYYDVIVEEEAMYSGAKDSFVEESLFEYHLYTLERPATLKNNQIKQLSLLSADAIPVEKELIFDVSKSDKVQVALNLENSKEKGLGMPLPAGVVRVYKADSEGQLQFLGEDNIDHTPKDEEVKVIVGNAFDVTGTRTQTDYKKVSTDVWRESYEIELKNHKVEAQKVRIVEHFYGDWEISTNSDSYEKTDAFTAEWEVTVPADGSKKVSFTVERRY
- a CDS encoding ABC transporter ATP-binding protein is translated as MLKAENLRYVYTSGLIKTVKKTAVCGVDLEIFPGETVAIVGESGCGKSTLAKLLVQQLEPASGEVFFDGTKLTGLSWKNLQKFMGKIQLIPQNPDDVVDPRWAVERSVAEPLVISGAFSREEISVKVDALFAEVGLSKEHKPRYPHELSGGELQRVVISRALALKPELLVCDEATSMLDVSVQAFIVTMLKEIQKKRGLGLVFITHDLDVAKAVSDRVLVMYAGEIVEEGKDVFDRPLHPYTRALLDAVHYTTLEVVLPEKEGTLPDSFSGCSYFKSCLERTDVCKEPQKLRDVSGRLVRCWKAKRR
- a CDS encoding MAST domain-containing protein — its product is MKSLELSVFFVLFIVILGASPALAQMGQGGGPINGMGQGMNQGMNQGISQEMMNGYGFDQYDNRFEGFGSMTFQEVCSNFGIPVKTALSDLGLPEDMSTQLTILEVEEQYGVSGQEIVSYMVMNTKQAQTSLNARQRLLMGQQAVQAVRGGGMGRGMYFMRQGRFAYGNYTTFNFDSDAGEVSNFAVSGDMIFDSVTVSDFAFKEEQVAGTTAVYESADSQILLHDNPMGTMQVMAFADKTIVFDLADEVEASMDTTLSDDLKDVIVVKITKNNFEGYLTVFKNYLASGTDAEPLEGLDVKVSDDRVTVTLVENSVVMFRAIPMEPAFMQTGYNYGSRAVYMHQVLNREIANGRVGAELAIRAGGDNASIVNYTPMGLQVMERDRDRIVLGVDSDLPEGRVITVNVDNETINLSNPDRLRLRFDGVEIEKAESIDELFVGGNRPLCYLVQENETATMAVYIPKFSEHEIVIDLEPEAGEEGAGEEVEEEGVTEEGSEAESTPAFEFGLGVAVLASAYGLKRRR